The Microterricola viridarii nucleotide sequence GAGATGACGAAGAAGTCGCAGTTGCCCTCGTTGATGAAGTAGTCGATGTCGGCGATCTGCGTGTCATCGCTGTCCTGCGCGTCACGGGTCTCGAGCTCGCTGATCGCACCGGATTCCTGCAGCGCCTTCAGCTGCTCGTTCATGGTGATCCAGCCGGTCTGGCGCCAGGGGTTGGAGATCGAGGCGTTCGCGAAGCAGCCCTTCTTGGCCCCCTCCGCCTTGTACTGGCTGGTGTCGACCATCTCTGCGTTGATGTACTGCAGGTACGGCTTGCCGTCCGGCCCCTCTGGCACGACGGAGCGCTCGGCGTCCTGCTTGTCGAAGAGTGCCTGGTCAAACCACTCCACCGATGGCGCGGCGGTCTCTTCGCTGCCGGTGGTCTCGGTCGGGGCGGTCACGCCCGGGTCGGTCGTGCAGCCGGCCAGGGTCAGCAGCGCAAAAGCTCCGACCATGGCGGACACTACGTGCATTCGTCGCATCACAAACCTCCTTGGTTGTGTGTCTTGTCGCCCTCGGGGTGCGCTGAACCAGCGTTCAGAGGGGTGTGAGTTGCAGTGCGAGTCGCGCCCTCCATCGGGCGCTCCTCCTTCTCCGGTGTGGGGGAAGCTTGTGCCGGCCGCGCGCGGCGGCGCGATCGGACGGTCGTGGCCGAGTAGGCCACGGCCGCGATGATGATGACGCCCTGGATGGCATCGCGCCAGGTCGACGGGACGTCGTAGAAGTTCAACAGCGTGAACAGGGCCTCCAGCGCGAAGGCTCCGGCGGCCGCGGCCACGACCCACCCGCGCCCGCCGCCGAGTACTACCCCGCCGAGCACGACGGCCGTGATGGCGATGAACTCGTAGCCGCGGCCGACCGAGGGGTGCACGCCGGCGTAGCCGACCAGCAGGATGCCGGCAACCGTCGCCGAGAGCGAGGAGAGGATGAAGGTGCTCGTCTTGACCCACCAGCTGCGCGCTCCGGCGTACTTCGCGACGGTCGGGTTGTCGCCGAGCGCGATGATGGTGCGGCCGAACGGGCGCTTCATGAACCACACGGCGAGGCCGAGCACGACGGCCAGGATGAGCACCGACCAGGGGATGAAGTCGAGCACGGGCACGTCGCGGATGCCGCCGCGCCCGATCTGGCGGAAGGAGTCGGCCGGGTTGCCCGTCGCCGCGCCGCCCGTCCAATAGAACACGGCGCCGAGCAGCGCGAGCATCATGCCGAGCGTCACGATGAACGACGGCACCTTGAGGAACGAGACGATCACGCCGTTGATCAGTCCGATGACGGCGCCGAAGACGAACATGAAGATGAGCACGGGGATCGACCGGCTCTCGTCCTGGCCGATCAGGTTGCCGGCTATCACGACCTGCGCCGTCACGAGCGACCCCATCGACAGGTCGAACTCGCCGCCGACGATCACGAAGTACTGGCCGATGGCCACGATCGCGACGGGGGCGACTCTCTGGATGAAGCGCATCAGCTGGCCGGGCTCGGCGAAGTCCGGGTTGCGGATCGTGATCGCCACGAGCAGCACGATCAGCAGCAGAAAGACGGCGCCGCGCGGGCTCACCAAGGTCTTCACGGCGTTCATGACCGGTCTCCCACGTTCGTGTCGAGCTGGGCCGAGCTGTGCTGGGCCGCGCTGTGCTTGGTCGAGTCGGGCTGGGTCGATTCGGGCTGGGCCGAGGCGGATGCCGGGGCGGGTGCCTGGGCATCCGGGCCCGCATCGCCTTCCCTCTCCGTGGCCGATCCGCCTGGACCGAAACGTGCCCGCCGGCGCTCCACCTGGCGCCCGGTGTAGACGGCGACGGCCGCGACGATGACGATGCCGCGCACGACGTCCTTCATGAACGGGTTCACCTGCAGCACGCTCATCACGTTGTCGAGCACTGCGAAGATCGCGACGCCGCCGATGGTGCCCCAGATCGAGCCCCGGCCGCCGGCGAGCAGGGTGCCGCCGAGCACGACCGCGGCGATCGAGAGCAGGTCGTAGCCGCCCTGGGTGCCGACGGTCGGGCTCCCGACGCCGAGGCGGCTGGCCAGCAGCAGGCCGGCCATGGCGGCCGACACCGAGCAGAGCACGTGGGCGAGGATCACCGGGTTGGCCGTGCGGATGCCGCTGAGCCTCGCGACCTGCTCGTTGCCGCCGACGGCGTAGATGTGGTTGCCGACCCTGGTCCGGTTGAGGAAGAGCGCGGCCAGCAGCGCGACGGCGAGCATGATGACGGTCGACACCGGCACGGGCCCGATGCCCGTCGCGCCGATCAGCTGGAACTCCCAGGGCACGCTGCCGCTGGTTCCCTTGTAGTTGGTGTCGAGGTAGCCCTTGATGATGAGCCCCATGCCGAGGGTCGCGATGAAGCCGTGCACCTTGAGCTTGGTGACGATCAGGCCGTTGGCCAGGCCGAGCAGCGCCGCGACGCCCAGGGCGACGGCGACCGCTGCGGCGATATTGGCAGGGTTGCCCTTCATGATGTCGGCGGCGAGCAGGCTGGAGAGGCTGATCACGTAGGGGACGGAGAGGTCGAGCGAGCCGCAGAGGATCACCAGGGTCTGCCCGATGGCCACGAAGCCGAGCACGCTCATGCCGGTCAGGATGTCGCGGATGTTGCCCGCGCTGAAGAAGCTGCGCCCGACGGTGGCGACGAGGATCGCCCCGATCGCGATCACACCGATCAGCGCCAGGTAGACGATCACCGTGGAGTCGAGGCGACGCCCAGAGCGGCGCCGTGCGGAGACCGCGTTCATGCCCGTGTCCCTTCGTGTGCGGATGCCGCGGCACCCGTTGCCGCCGAGAGCACCTGCTCCTCGGTGGAGCCCGCGGGCAGCTCGGCCACGATGCGGCCGTCGTGCATGACGAGGATGCGGTCTGACATGCCGATCACCTCCGGCAGCTCGGACGAGATCATCAGGATCGCGACCCCCTCCCGGGCGAGCTGACGCATCAGCTGGTAGACGGCGATCTTCGCGCCGACATCGATGCCGCGGGTCGGCTCGTCGAGCAGGACGACCCTCGGCTTGGTGGCCAGCCACTTGGCGAGCACCACCTTCTGCTGGTTGCCGCCGGAGAGGAACTGCACCTCCTGACCGAGCCCCTGCGAGCTGATCTCGAGCGAGCTGAGCACGCCGGGGATCTCCTTGCGCACGGCCGCGGTGCGCCGGGCGAAGACGCCGCGGATCACCAGCAGCGCATTGTCGAGGACCGACTGGCCGAGCGCGAGGCCCTGGGCCTTGCGGTCTTCGGTAATGAGGGCGACGCCGTGCTTGACGGCGGCCCGCGGGCTGCCGATGCGCACCGGCGAGCCGTCCAGCGTGATGGTTCCCCGGTTGAAGGGTGCCGCCCCGAAGATCGCCTCGACGAGCTCGGTGCGCCCGCTGCCCTGCAGCCCGGACATCCCGACGATCTCGCCGGCGCGCAGCTCGACGTCGATGCCGTCGACGAAGGCGTTGCCGCCGTCGCTGACCGCCAAGCGGAGCTCCCCGACCGTGGTTCCCCCTACAGGGCCGGGGAAGAATGTCTCGATCGAGCGGCCGACCATGCGGCGCACCAGCTCGTTCGTGTCGAGCTCTGCGGCAGGGCCACTGCTGACGAGCGCCCCGTCCTTGAGCACCGTGATGCTGTCGCAGAGCTCGAAGATCTCCTTGAGCCGGTGGCTGACGTAGAGGATCGCGACGCCGCGCGCCTGCAGCCGGCGGATGATGCCGTACAACAGCGCGACCTCGTGATCGGCCAGAGCCGCCGTCGGCTCGTCCATCGAGATCACCCGGGCGTCGTAGCTGAGCGCCTTGGCGATCTCGACGATCTGCTGTTCGGCCACGGTGAGCGAGCCGACGCGGGCGGTCGGGTCGATGAAGTCGATGCCGAGCTCGTCGAGCAGCGCCCGGGTCTGTCGCACCATGGCGCGCTGGCTGACGAAGCCGCGCCGGCGCGGCTCGCGGCCGAGGTACACGTTCTGGGCGACGCTGCGGTCCGGCAGCAGGTTGAACTCCTGGAACACCGTCGCCAGCCCGGCGTTCATCGCCTGCACCGGGTGGCCGAACACCACCGGCTCGCCGCCGAGCGTGACGACACCGGCGTCCCGCTCGTAGACCCCGGCCAGGATCTTCATGAAGGTCGACTTGCCCGCGCCGTTCTCGCCGACGAGGCCGTGCACCTGGCCAGGCATCAGCTCGATGCCGACGTCGTGCAGCACCGTCACGCCGAAAAAGCTCTTGCTCAGGCCGGTGGCGGTGAGGATGGGCACGGCGGCGCCGGGCGCCATGGGGGTCTGCTCGCTCATTCGGTGACCTCCACCCAGCGGCCGGATGCCGCGGACTCCAGCACGGCGGCGGTCACGCGCACGGCGCGCAAGCCGTCCGCGAAGGTCGGCAGGCCCTCCGGCCGCGCCCCGTCCGGCGCGACGGCAGCTGAATAGCTGTCGGCGACGAAGGAGTTGAAGGCGTCTTGATAGCCCATCGGATGCCCGGCGGGCACGACGCTGAGCCTGGCCGCGTCCGGCGACAGCAGGCCGGGATCGCGCACCAGGTGGCGGAAGCCTGATCGGCGGCCGAGCCAGAGCTCGTCCGGCCGCTCCTGATCGAAGCGGATGCTCTCCTCTGTGCCGGAGATCTCCAGGACGAGGCTGTTCTTGCGCCCGAGCGCCACCTGCGAGATGAGCAGCGTGCCGACGGCTCCGCCGCGCATCTCGACGACGAGTGCGACGAGGTCTTCGGTGGCGATGTCGCGATTGCTCGAGCGCTCGCCGTAGACGGTGCGCGTCGTGGCGTTCAACCGGGCGATCCGATCGCCGGTCACGAACTCCAGCAGGTCGACGAGGTGGGAGCCGATGTCGGCGAACGCCCGCGACGGGCCGCCGAGCTCGGCGTTCACCCGCCAATCGTCCGAGAGCGGCTCGGCCAGCCAGTCCTGCAGGTATCCGCCGGTCAGGCTGAGCAGCCGGCCGGTCTCGCCGCTCAGCACGCGGGCGCGGGCCTCGCGCACCATCGGGTGGAAGCGGTAGACGAAGGGCACTGTCGCGCTGAGGCCGCTGGCCTCGGCCCGGCGGGCCAGCTCGGCCGCGTCGCCGACCGAGGTCGCCAGCGGCTTCTCGCAGATGACGTGCTTGCCGGCGTCCAGCGCCGCCAGCGCGAACGGGGCGTGCGTGGTGTTGGGGGTGCAGATGTGCACGACGTCGATGTCGCCGTCGCTGAGCAGCTCGTTCACCGAGGAGTAGGAGCGCTCGAGCCCGAGCAGCGCCGCGGCCTGTTCGGCGCTGGCGCTGGAGGAGGCCGCGGCCCCGGCGAGCGTGGCACGGGCGGCCCTGGCTGCCCGGCTGTGCACGGCGGCCATGAAGCCGGCGCCGATGAATCCGGCCCGGAGTGCGCCGGTGCGGCCAGCGGCGGCCTCGGCGAACGCCGCACGAGCCGGGCTCGTCGCGTCCGCGGTGGCGGCAGAATCGATGACGGTCTTTGTCATGGGGAGAGTGTGACACACGTTGCGCGACTTTTGCTAGTTAAAAATCAAAAGTTGTTTGTCACGATTCAGCTTCGCCTTTATCAACTCCTGTAAGCCGATGTGATTTACTGTGCCCATGGTCGACTTAAACCGCGGTTCCGCGCTCGGGAGCTCCGGCGCCAGCGAGCTCTTTCAGCTGCTGCGCGACGGGCAGCCCCGTACGCGCGCCGAACTCGCCGCGCTCACCGGGCTGGCCCGGTCCACCATCGCGGCCAGGGTCGAGACGTTGATGGCGCTGGAGCTCATCTCCCCCGTCGGCGACGCGGCGTCCACCGGCGGCCGCCCCTCCTCGCAGTTCGCGCTCAACGCCTCGGCACGCATCGTGCTGGCCGCCGACCTCGGCGCCACCCACGCGACGCTGGCGGCGACAGACCTGGCGGGCGTCGTCCTCGGGGAGGTGCACGAGGACATCGACATCGCGAGCGGTCCAGAGGCGGTGCTCGGCTGGATGGTGTCGGCGGCCAGGCAGCTGCTCGACGAGCTCGGCCGGCCGCACCACGACCTCATCGCCATCGGGGTCGGCGTGCCCGGCCCGGTCCAACACTCCACCGGGCGGCCGGTGAACCCGCCGATCATGCCCGGCTGGGACCGCTTCGACGTTCCCGGCTGGGTGCAGCAACACCTCGAGGTGCCGGTGCTCGTCGACAACGACGTGAACATCATGGCCCTCGGCGAGCGCGCGTTCGCCTGGCCCAACACCGAGCACCTCATGTTCGTCAAGGTGGCCACGGGCATCGGCGCCGGCGTCATCTCCGGCGGGCTGCTGCAGCGGGGCGCCCAGGGCATCGCGGGTGACATCGGGCACGTGCAGGTGGCGCGCGGCGCCGGCATCCCCTGCCACTGCGGCAATCGCGGCTGCCTGGAGGCCCTGGCCTCCGGCCCGGCCATCGCCAAGGCGCTGCGCGAGGCGGGGCTCGACGTGGCCTCGAGCCGCGACGTCATCGAGCTGGTCAAGCGCGGCAACATCGAGGCGATCCAGGCCGTGCGGCAGGCCGGCCGCGACATCGGCGAGGTGCTCACCGCCGCGGTGAGCCTCATCAACCCCTCCGTTATCGCCATCGGCGGCTCGATGGCGCGCGCGGGCGAGCACCTGATCGCCGGCGTCCGCGAGATCGTCTACACCCGCTCGATGCCGCTGGCCACCGAGCACCTGTCCATCGTGCAGAGTTCGGCCGCCGAGAACGCGGCGGTGCTGGGCGCCAGCATGCTCGCCATCCACCACGCGCTCTCCCCGGCCGGAGTCGACGCCCTCTCACCCCGCGCCTGAGCTCCGACCGGCAGCGGCACCGCCCGGCGAGCCGACAGATTCTCCGGTCGGGTGCACACAGCGGCGCGCGCCGAGAGACAATGGAGGGGTGAGTGATGCTGTGCTGGGCCTGTTCGACACCGATTCTGACGGTGCTGGCTCGCTGCACGGCGAGGCCCCCGCGGCATCCGTGGCCCCCTGCCTGACGCGCATCGTGGCCGATTCCGGTGACCGCGCCGCGTGGATGTACGCCAGGGCGCGGGGCATCACGGCGACGGATGTCGCCAAGCTCTCGACCCCGCGGTCGATCCAGTCGGCCGCCTTCGAGAAGCTCAACGGCTCGAGCTTCAGCGGAAACTCCTGGACCGACCACGGCCGCGCCCGCGAGCCCGTGATCGCCGAGTGGGTGCGCCGCGAGCACGGAATCGAGCCGAGCTCGAGCCTGTTCCACGCCGCAGAGGAGCGGCTGCACCTGGCCACACCGGACGGCATCGCGGTGCGCACGGGCGGCCGGGTCGAGCTGGCCGAGATCAAGACCACGAGCAAGGCGTGGCGCAGCATCCCCCGCCCGTACATGCGCCAGGTGTGGTGGCAGCAGTACGTGCTCGGCGCGGAGCGCACCCTCGTCGTGTGGGAGCAGCACGACAACTTCGTGCCGATCGGCGAGGAGCCGCTCTCGCGCTGGGTCGACCGCGACGACGAGCAGATCGCGCTGCTGATCGGCCTGGCCGGGCAGCTGGTCGACGAGCTGCGCGACCGCACCGCGCGCAAGCTGGAGGCGCAGGCCGCGGCCTCCGCCCGCGCGGCCCGGGCCGCCGAGGCGCGCGAGCTCTACGGACCCGGCGCCCTCTACGTGCCCTGATGGCCACCCTCCTGCTGCACGGGCTCGGCGCCGACCGGCGTCAGCCGCTCGAGCTGTTCGGGCCGGTGCTGGCCGACTCCCCGGAGTCGGTGGTCGCCCTGGATGTGCGCGCCCACGGCGCCTCGCCGTTGATCGGGTCGGCGGCCGACTTCACACTGCCCGCCCTGGCCGCAGAGCTCGCGGCATCCGCCCGCGCCGCGCTGCCGCCGGGCGAACCCGTCACCCTGATCGGCATCTCGATGGGCGCCGCCCTCGCGCTGCGCATCGCCCTCGACGAGCTGCTGCCGGTGCGCCGGGCCGTGTTCGTGCGGCCGGCGTTCTCGAGCGAGGCGCTGCCCCCGAACCTGCACGCGTTCCCGGTGATCGCCGAGCTGCTCACCCGCCTGGGCCCCGCTGAGGGGGTCGAGTCCTTCCGCGAGAGCTCGCTCTACCAGGAGGTCGCCGCCGCCTCCCCGGCCGGCGGGCGCGGCCTGCTCGGCCAGTTCACCGCCCCGGATGCCGTGGCGCGGGCCGTGCGGCTGACCGAGGTTCCCCGCAATCGCGCCTATCGCGACACCGCCGAGCTCGCGGCGCTGTCTGCCCGCGGCGTGCCGGCACTCGTGGTCGCAGCGCCGCGGGACCCGGTGCACCCCGTGGCCGTGGCTGCCGAGTGGGCAGAGGGGCTCGGGGCCGAGCTGCTGACCGTGCCCGCCCGCGACGACTCGCAGCCCGCGCAGACCGCCGCGCTGCGGGCGGGCCTCGCCGAATGGCTGCGCACGGTCGACTGAGCCGCGCCGCACGCAGCTCCCCCGCCCCGCGATCGACTCCCCCGCCCGCTGCCGGGCAGCCGAGAGGCCCGGGCCCCGCTCGCGCGGAACCCGGGCCTCGTCGTGGTGCCTCGATTTAGCGGCGCAGGTGGCTGCCCGCGTAGTCGAAGCTGTCGGCCGTGATCTGCGCGCGGGCCGCCATGCGGCTGCCGTCCTCGAAGAATCCGGTCTTCATGACGGCCAGCGTCATAGTGGCGTGTGCCGCGGCGTCACCCAGCTCGCTCAGCGCTGCAGTGCTGAGGTTGTTGATGGTGTCACAGGCCTGGTGGTAGCAGGCGTCGTACGGGGCACCGGCCGTGCCTCCGAAGAGGGTGACTTCCTCCTCGGTCTTCAGGCCTTCTGCACCACTGAACAGCCCACCGGCAGGGATACCGGATTCGATGAAGGGCCCGTAGTCAGAGCGCCCGTCAAATGCCGTCGGTGCGCTGGCCAGCCCCTTCGAGGCGAAGTAGTCGGTGAACACCGTCTCGATCTGCGCCGATCCGGGAGGGCCCGAGAGTCCGTCCGGGTCGTCCGAGCCGTCTCCGTCGTACACGAATCGCACGTAGTTCGTGGATCCGAGCATGTCGAAGTTCAGGTTCGCGTAGATGGTCCCGAGCTCCGCGTCGCTGAGGTTGGCGACGTAGTGGGTGGATCCCAGGAGTCCCTCCTCCTCGGCTCCCCAGAACGCGAAGCGCAGCTTCTGCTGCGGCTTGATGTTGAGCTTCGACATCTGGAGGGCGGTCTCGAGAATGGTGGCGGTGCCGCTGCCGTTGTCGTTGATGCCCGGTCCGGCGAGCACCGAGTCGAGGTGCGCACCGACGACGACGACCTTGCCGGCGTCGCCCTTCTTCGAGTCAGCCAGGATGTTCTTGGTCGTGCGGGTCTCGGAGATCGTCGACGTGCTCAGCGAGAGCGTGACAGCACCACCTTGTGCCGCCGTGTAGAGCGCCGCTCCGTCCGCGTAGCTCAGCCCGACAACCGGCACCGCTGCCGGTGCGCCGAGGGTGACGCCGGTCAGAAGGTCGGTGCGCCCGGGGTTGCCCTCGTTGAAGATCGCGGCCGCGTCATAGCCGGCCGCAACAGCGTTGGCCACCTTCACCTCAAAGGTGCAGGTGCCGCGCTGGATGAGTGCAATCTGCGGCTCGGTTGCCGACGCCGGCGCGAAGTCCTCCGGCAGACATCCGGATGCCGAACTCGGCGTCGGGGTAGCCGGGACGACGGTGTTCAACGTCGCCACGAGGGTGCCGGTGACGGAGCCACTGCCCGAGTAGTCCAGCGTGGCGACCTCGTAGTCCGTGGGGCTCGGCGACAGCTGGCTGAGCGCGGCCGGGCCGGTCTCCTCGTAGTAGGGGAAGTCGAACGGCTGCTCGGTGACCGTGTAGCCGGCCTTCCGCAGCTGATCGCTGACATAGGCCGCCGAGGCGTCAAAGCCCGGCGTGCCGGAGGCGCGCGTTCCGCCGTTCTGGTTCGCGATGCGCTGCAGCACCCGCGCATGCGTCAGGATGCCGTTCGCGGTCACGGCCTTGAGCAACTTGTCGGTGCTCTGGCCGCCGTTGCCGTTGCCATTGCCGTTGTTGCCGCCGCCATTCCCGTTGTTGCCGTTGTTCCCGTTATTGCCGTTGTTGCCCTTCGGGCCGTTGTTGCCCTGCTGGCTGTTGCTGTTGCCCTTGCCGTTGTTGCCATTTCCGTTGCCGTTGGCCAGCGCCGGCGCAGCGGGCACCAATAAGGCCGCCACCACCAGACCGGTGAGAACCATTGCTTTCTTGCGCACGATATCTCCTCATCCGCTTGTACCCCCTTTGGGGCACAATGCTCATGGCTAGTAGGGTTGCCCAGCGCGGGCGTCGGCGACCAAAATCACCCCCAAATCGTTATAAACGGAGTCCGACTGCCCCGCGCGCGGGGCGGCCAAGCGGGGCGGGAGCCAGCGAGACCCCGCGATGCGTTGCGTTAGCGTAGTCAGCGGAACAGAGCACACGAGGAGCAGCGGATGTCGAAGCAGAACACCATGCGCGCGGCGGTCATCGACCGCCTCGGCGAGGCAGACGAGCTGCACCTGGCCGAGACCGCGCGGCCCCTGCGCATCAGCGACGAGGTGCTGGTGCGCGTCGTCGCCGCCGGGGTCAACCCGATCGACGTGAAGACCCGCGCCGGCCGCGGCACGTCCGCCGCGATCGAGTCGTTCCCGACCGTGCTCGGCCTGGATTTCGCCGGCGTGGTGGAGCAGGTGCCGTATGCCGCGCACCCGCTGCAGCCCGGCGACGCCGTGTTCGGAATGGGCCGTTACCCGCGCGGCGGAGGCAGCTACGCCGAGTACATCGCGGTGTCGTCGATGAGCGTTCTGTCGAAGCCGGCCGCGCTGAGTTTCGCCGAGGCCGCCGCCCTCCCGGTCGCCGCCCTCACCGCCTGGGGCATGGTCGTCGAGCTGGGCAAGGCCCACCAGGGCCAGCGTGTGCTGGTGCACGCCGGCGCCGGCGGGGTGGGTCACTTCGCGGTGCAGTTCGCCCGCTTCTTCGGCGCCCACGTCACGGCGACCGGCTCGGCCGGCAACGCCGAGTTCCTGCGCGGGCTCGGCGCCCACGAGGTCATCGACTACCGCAGCGAGCGCTTCGAGGAGCGCGTGCGGGACATCGACGTCGTCATCGACCTGATCGGCAATGTGCACGCAGACACCGGCACCCGCTCGCTCGACGTGTTGCGCCCCGGCGGGCTGCTGGTGAACGCCCCGACCGGCAGCTGGCCGAGCATGGCCGCGGATGCCGCGGCCCGCGGCATCCGCGCAACCGGTTACAACATCGCCCCCGACGCCCGCACGCTCGGCGTGATCGGCCGGCTCATCGAGCAGGGCCAGGTGCGCCCGCACATCGAGCGGGTGTTCCCGCTGGCCGAGGCCGCCGAGGCGCACCGGCTGCAGGAGACGGGCCACGTGCGCGGCAAGCTCGTGCTGCGCGTGGACGAGACACTCGAGTGAGCATGACGGCCGTGGTCTGGTTCCGCGACGACCTGCGGGTGGGCGACAACCCCGCGCTCACCGCGGCAATGGCCCGCGGCACCCGCGTCGTCGCGGTCTATGTGCTCGACGAGGTCTCGCCCGGGGTGCGCCCGCTCGGCGGGGCGGCCCGATGGTGGCTGCACCAGAGCCTGCAGTCGCTGCGCGCCAGCCTCGAGCGGATCGGCGTGCCGCTGGTGTTGCGCCGGGGCGCCGCCGAGGCCGTGCTCCCGGCCGTCGCGACCGAGGCCGCGGCAGACGCCGTGTTCTGGAACCGCCGCTACGGCCGCGCGGAGCGCACCGTCGACGCGGCACTGAAACTCGGCCTGCGTGCGGCAGGGCTGCACGTGCAGAGCCATGCGGCCTCGCTGCTCTACGAGCCGTGGACGCTCATGACCGGCGCGGGCCAGCCCTACTCGGTGTTCACGCCGTTCTGGCGCCGGGCCAGCTCGATGCCCGAGCCGCGCCGCCCACTGCCCGCGCCGGAGCGACCGGCCGGCTCACTGCAGAGCGCGGCCGTGCAGAGTCCGCCGGTGCAGAGCGAGCCGCTGGACAGCTGGGGCTTGCAGCCGAGCGCGCCCGATTGGGCGGGCGGGCTGCGCGCCGCCTGGCGGCCGGGCGAGCAGGGGGCCCTCGACCTGCTCGCGGAGTTCCTCGACGAGAAGCTGCCGCTCTACCCCGAGCAGCGCGACGAGCCGGCCGAGGACGTGACCTCGCGCCTGTCGCCGGCGCTGCGCTGGGGCGAGATCAGCCCGCACACGGTGTGGCACGAGACGATGCGGGTGCGCGCCGCCGCGGCATCCGGGCGGATCGGCTCCGAGGGGGCGGCCTCGACGTTCCTACGCCAGCTGGGCTGGCGCGAGTTCGCGGCGCATGTCAGCTTCCACGCGCCGGACCTGCACCGAGTCAATTGGCGCCGAGAGTTCGACGCGTTCGAGTGGCCGCCGCTCGACCAGGGCGCGCTGACCGCCTGGCAGCGCGGCCAGACCGGGGTCCCGCTCGTGGACGCCGGCATGCGCGAGCTCTGGGCGACCGGCACCATGCACAACCGGGTGCGCATGGTCGTGGCGTCCTATCTGAGCAAGAACCTGCTGATCGACTGGCGGCACGGCGAGGAGTGGTTCTGGCAGACGCTCGTCGACGCGGATGCCGCGAGCAACCCGTTCAACTGGCAGTGGGTCGCCGGGTCCGGCGCGGATGCCGCCCCGTACTTCCGCGTCTTCAACCCGGTGCTGCAGCAGCAGAAGTTCGACCCGCACGGAAGCTATGTGCGCAG carries:
- a CDS encoding M20/M25/M40 family metallo-hydrolase encodes the protein MRKKAMVLTGLVVAALLVPAAPALANGNGNGNNGKGNSNSQQGNNGPKGNNGNNGNNGNNGNGGGNNGNGNGNGGQSTDKLLKAVTANGILTHARVLQRIANQNGGTRASGTPGFDASAAYVSDQLRKAGYTVTEQPFDFPYYEETGPAALSQLSPSPTDYEVATLDYSGSGSVTGTLVATLNTVVPATPTPSSASGCLPEDFAPASATEPQIALIQRGTCTFEVKVANAVAAGYDAAAIFNEGNPGRTDLLTGVTLGAPAAVPVVGLSYADGAALYTAAQGGAVTLSLSTSTISETRTTKNILADSKKGDAGKVVVVGAHLDSVLAGPGINDNGSGTATILETALQMSKLNIKPQQKLRFAFWGAEEEGLLGSTHYVANLSDAELGTIYANLNFDMLGSTNYVRFVYDGDGSDDPDGLSGPPGSAQIETVFTDYFASKGLASAPTAFDGRSDYGPFIESGIPAGGLFSGAEGLKTEEEVTLFGGTAGAPYDACYHQACDTINNLSTAALSELGDAAAHATMTLAVMKTGFFEDGSRMAARAQITADSFDYAGSHLRR
- a CDS encoding NADP-dependent oxidoreductase, which encodes MSKQNTMRAAVIDRLGEADELHLAETARPLRISDEVLVRVVAAGVNPIDVKTRAGRGTSAAIESFPTVLGLDFAGVVEQVPYAAHPLQPGDAVFGMGRYPRGGGSYAEYIAVSSMSVLSKPAALSFAEAAALPVAALTAWGMVVELGKAHQGQRVLVHAGAGGVGHFAVQFARFFGAHVTATGSAGNAEFLRGLGAHEVIDYRSERFEERVRDIDVVIDLIGNVHADTGTRSLDVLRPGGLLVNAPTGSWPSMAADAAARGIRATGYNIAPDARTLGVIGRLIEQGQVRPHIERVFPLAEAAEAHRLQETGHVRGKLVLRVDETLE
- a CDS encoding cryptochrome/photolyase family protein, with the protein product MTAVVWFRDDLRVGDNPALTAAMARGTRVVAVYVLDEVSPGVRPLGGAARWWLHQSLQSLRASLERIGVPLVLRRGAAEAVLPAVATEAAADAVFWNRRYGRAERTVDAALKLGLRAAGLHVQSHAASLLYEPWTLMTGAGQPYSVFTPFWRRASSMPEPRRPLPAPERPAGSLQSAAVQSPPVQSEPLDSWGLQPSAPDWAGGLRAAWRPGEQGALDLLAEFLDEKLPLYPEQRDEPAEDVTSRLSPALRWGEISPHTVWHETMRVRAAAASGRIGSEGAASTFLRQLGWREFAAHVSFHAPDLHRVNWRREFDAFEWPPLDQGALTAWQRGQTGVPLVDAGMRELWATGTMHNRVRMVVASYLSKNLLIDWRHGEEWFWQTLVDADAASNPFNWQWVAGSGADAAPYFRVFNPVLQQQKFDPHGSYVRRHVPEWGTPEYPEPLVDLGESRRAALAAYDRVKHAKYSAPAPA